The Heptranchias perlo isolate sHepPer1 chromosome 30, sHepPer1.hap1, whole genome shotgun sequence region TTTAATGTGGCTGAAAGATGAaaggattggagggtggcaagaaATAATAGGCCTTTTAATCTTAACTCAGCGACAGGCAAATTCATAGAGTCCATAATCTGGGATGAAATTAGTGAACACTTGAAAAGATGTGGGCCCATTAAGGGCAGTAAAGGACAGGTTGTGTTTGGATAATTTAATTAACTTTTTCAACAAAGCCACATATATAAAGAAAGGAATGTATTCAGTGTTATggttatggattttcaaaagctgcaggataagatgccacataagagactttcattctcactctccaatcattcccctccCCACTCATTGCCTGATGTCCTTTCCACTCATTATCTGATTTCCCCTTCTATACTCTGCGTATGATCCACCAAGCCTCCTCCCTTCTCAGTATCTCAGAATGTCTCTTTCCATTTAATGTCTCCAATTATAAGAATGGATATGTAATGGGCTATggataggaagcagagagttgtggtgaatggttgtttttcagaatggagtGAAATATACAATAGTTccaagaggtcagtattaggaccactgctctttatcattttattaatgacctggattgggtatatagagcacaatttcaaagtttgcagatgacacaaaactgaaaAATGTatatacagtgaggaggataataacagacatcaggaggacattctGGCACCATAAcgcaggaaggatgtcaatgccttggagagggtgcagaagagagttactagaatggtatcagagatgtgggacttcagttacatggagaagctggagaagctgggattgttctccttagagcagagaagattaagggaagatttaatagggatgttcaaaatcatgaacggctttgatagagtaaataaggagaaactgtttccagtggcacgaaggttggtaaccagaggacacagatttaaagtaatgggcaaaagaaccagaggcaagatgaggagaattttttttatgcagtaaattgttatgatctggaatgcactgcctgaaagggtgatggatacagattcaataataactttcaaaagggaattggataaatacttgaagaaagtAGGCCTCATTGGATCGCTCATTCAAaatgccagcacaggcacgatgggccgaatggccaccttctgtgctctatcattctatgattctatctttcaATTACCCCTTTCCTgctccacacctcagccctgaTCCCCTCTCATTCAGGTGAAGAATAAGGAGTTGAGTAGCAGAAGAGTAAAACTGTGGTACTGTCTAGGAGTTCAAAAATCTGGTCCATTGGGTTCAAAAAAGGATCACAGGCTTAGACTGGAGAGGAACAATCAGACAGTGAAGGGAGAGTAATATAGCAGAGAGAAAGTTACAGTAATAGGCAGCAGGTAGGAGAATCCAGAGCATTTATAGTATGAGAATCTGACAAACACAAATAGGAAATGAATATCAGTCCATTAAAGTGTAATATTGAAAACAATTTATTTACACCCTCATTTTCATTCAGTATAAAAAGTTTCCAGTTCAGAAAAATATTGTCTATTCCCCAACTCTTAATATCAATAAATTAACATTTATTTTTGAACACACTttacacaggggtgatgggaaacaagatttggtgcgagttaggatacgggcagcagagctttgattgagctcaagtttatggagggtggaagatgggaggctgaccaggagagcattggaatagtcaagtctagaggtaacaaagatatggatgagggtttcagcagcagatgagctgaggcgggacggagtcgggtgatgttacggaggtggaaggaggcagTCAGGGACCatcagtctggagcccaaaccTTGAAATCTCAACTACACTGTGGAATCTAGTGACCGAGCTGGGTATTGGCAGGGCAACCCAGTGCAGAGAGTTGTCACTGGAAGATCAGCAACTGGAATAAGGAGCCTCACAAAGCTGAATGGCAATGAAATAGTTTTGCTTTGGAGTAGGGTTTGAAacaacaactttctgactcagagcgtTACTGCTGAGCGAAGCTAACAACATCTTAAAATTAATTATACCTTTCATATACATAAAATATAATATTTTATATATTCAGGGCCTTTAAAATGACTTAGCATTGTTCTAAGTCAGTATTAATTGTGTCATTGGAAAATCTTCAAGTTTACTCTTCTCATTTTTGACTTTACACATTGTGTACAAACTGTATCATTTTATTGTATGACGACATCATGACAATTAATATGACTGAAGTCAGATGAGATGAAGAGCAAAAGTGATGTCAGCCGGGAGGGCAAGTACAGAGAGCTGACACTGGAAAACCAGCCAGTGAATAAGGTGCCCTACAGTGCTACAGTGCAAACCTAAAATGAAACATTTCATTGTAGCAGCTGCCAGTTCAAAAACGAAGGAACAGAAACAGGATTTTCTCAGTCTCCCCCCAGTGAAACATTTACATTTCATCACAGGAACATATCACAACAATAAATatcaataaattaaaataaataattgaaaataGAAAAATATCAAGACATTCCTTGTTCTCCATAAGAAACCTGGCTGCAAATCGCCTCATTACAGCACTACAATATAATGTCTGTTAAAATATAATTATTTTTTACAAATAGAAAGACTTTGAAATAAATATTAATTGTTCCCAGTCTCTATTGTCTTTCCAAAGTCTTCACTTCCTTCTTCTGATTTGTGCCGTTATGAAAAGGATCTGTTGTAAACTGGCCCTCGTCTCGGCGCGGATTATTTCCCAGGCGCAGACACTGAATCTCTGAAAAAGAGAAATATTCAGGGAAATACATTAGAGAATGAACAGATTTAAATTGGGTGAAATGAACTAACTGTCAGTAATCAAGGAGTCAAATATCAATTGTCCCACCTTCTGTTTGAGAAATGTTTCCAGATTCCTGAAGTATCTGTGAATGGCGGCGTTTCTCCTCGGCCTGGACTCTGAGCCTGGTTTCTTGACACATTCTTCCAGCTCTTCGAGCTGCCGATCCAGGAGAAGCCAGAAGTTTTCCACCTTGTCCTGGGGCCATGTGACTGAGTCCAGGTTCATGCTGTAGATCTGGCTGATGTGATGCAGTGTTTGATGGACAATCTGGATCCTGTCCTGGGTCTGAGCAAAATACACACAATGACATTAGAGGAGGCCTGAATCCATTTAGGGTTAGagtagatatggaaaaggacaaggaacagtcaaatgtgaaaatactcaactggaggaggactaatttcacTGAGTTGAAAGGGGATCAGACCCAGGTGGATTGGATTCACAGAtaggcaggtaaaacagtaaatgaacaatgggggccttcaaagaggagaagaTTTAGGTACAGaccagacacattcccatgagggggaaaggaagggcatcagtcaagaaccaagctgaatacaaaaaatacagaggagaactgaaaaaggaaataagaggggcaaagatattgtatgagaatagattagcagttcacataaaagggaacacaaatgtcttttataagcatataaatagtaaaaggttagTCAAAGGATAGGTGTGACTGATTAGGggccttcttgtggaggcagagggcatggctgatggACTAAATGaccactttgcatctgtcttcactaaagaagaggatgctgcc contains the following coding sequences:
- the LOC137300175 gene encoding interferon alpha-21-like; the protein is MKLSKGLQTQDRIQIVHQTLHHISQIYSMNLDSVTWPQDKVENFWLLLDRQLEELEECVKKPGSESRPRRNAAIHRYFRNLETFLKQKRFSVCAWEIIRAETRASLQQILFITAQIRRRK